A DNA window from Primulina tabacum isolate GXHZ01 chromosome 12, ASM2559414v2, whole genome shotgun sequence contains the following coding sequences:
- the LOC142520934 gene encoding zinc finger protein ZAT6-like, giving the protein MALEALNSTADPAPPFQSPPPSRRRKESSRNKGKRSKSPCGGIHQPVNEDEYFALCLIMLARGASASASTAHQQLKNSPNRARLPSPLPSAVESVQNLVYKCSVCNKAFMSYQALGGHKASHRKTSGDNGSATTATAIATSGAAGGRTHECSICHKCFPTGQALGGHMRRHYEGAGACNNRVTSSDGTAVVTYRGFDLNLPVVPESWLGLGSRMEGEVESRHPVKKPRLALLSELKLF; this is encoded by the coding sequence ATGGCGCTTGAAGCTTTGAACTCAACCGCGGATCCCGCGCCGCCGTTTCAATCACCACCACCAAGTCGCCGCCGCAAAGAGTCGTCACGGAACAAAGGCAAGCGATCCAAGAGTCCCTGTGGCGGAATCCATCAGCCCGTCAATGAAGACGAGTACTTTGCACTCTGCCTCATCATGCTCGCTCGCGGTGCGTCTGCCTCCGCCTCCACCGCCCACCAACAGCTTAAAAATTCACCCAACCGAGCCCGTCTTCCGTCGCCGCTGCCGTCAGCAGTGGAGTCAGTCCAGAATTTAGTGTACAAGTGTTCTGTTTGTAACAAGGCTTTCATGTCTTACCAAGCCTTGGGAGGACACAAAGCCAGCCATCGGAAAACCAGCGGCGACAACGGCTCAGCCACCACCGCCACCGCCATCGCCACCTCAGGCGCTGCCGGAGGTAGAACCCACGAATGTTCCATATGTCACAAGTGCTTTCCCACCGGACAGGCCTTGGGAGGACACATGCGGCGCCATTACGAAGGCGCCGGCGCCTGCAACAACAGGGTGACATCATCCGACGGCACAGCCGTCGTAACTTACCGGGGTTTCGACTTGAATTTGCCGGTGGTGCCGGAGTCCTGGCTGGGTCTCGGTTCTCGTATGGAAGGGGAAGTGGAAAGCCGTCACCCCGTCAAGAAGCCGCGTCTTGCGTTGCTCTCGgagctaaaattattttaa
- the LOC142520620 gene encoding uncharacterized protein LOC142520620 isoform X1 → MTLTNFNGAGVGFGFGVGCGFGVGWGFGGMPFHFLGLGVGGGCGIGLGLGWGFGTAYGSQYHNSRTTFQGEAFESKTSEGSVSKNLLENVKRIHSSS, encoded by the exons ATGACGCTCACAAATTTCAATGGTGCCGGTGTCGGTTTTG GTTTCGGAGTTGGCTGTGGCTTTGGTGTTGGATGGGGCTTCGGGG GGATGCCTTTCCACTTCTTGGGACTTGGGGTTG GTGGCGGCTGCGGCATTGGGCTAGGACTAGGGTGGGGATTTGGCACAGCATATGGTAGCCAATACCACAATTCAAGAACAACATTCCAAGGTGAAGCATTTGAGAGTAAAACCAGTGAAGGAAGTGTTTCCAAGAACTTGTTGGAGAACGTTAAGAGAATTCACTCGTCTAGTTGA
- the LOC142520620 gene encoding uncharacterized protein LOC142520620 isoform X2 → MTLTNFNGAGVGFGMPFHFLGLGVGGGCGIGLGLGWGFGTAYGSQYHNSRTTFQGEAFESKTSEGSVSKNLLENVKRIHSSS, encoded by the exons ATGACGCTCACAAATTTCAATGGTGCCGGTGTCGGTTTTG GGATGCCTTTCCACTTCTTGGGACTTGGGGTTG GTGGCGGCTGCGGCATTGGGCTAGGACTAGGGTGGGGATTTGGCACAGCATATGGTAGCCAATACCACAATTCAAGAACAACATTCCAAGGTGAAGCATTTGAGAGTAAAACCAGTGAAGGAAGTGTTTCCAAGAACTTGTTGGAGAACGTTAAGAGAATTCACTCGTCTAGTTGA